TGCATTAGTTATCAGAAAATCTGCTACCTGCACACTTTCTCCCTCCCTGCAGGTGAAGGCTTTTTCCACCATGCTGTAATCTTTTCCCAGCACCCAGTTCTTATCAATCAGCTGAGCGTTCACCGCCCCGAGGGAGGCGATGCCGTGAGCTCCCAGGGAGTCTTTCTTCTGAGGCTGAGGGGCCCGCTTGGAATGATAAATGTTGAAGAGCACGTCTCCTTTACACACATCAAAGTCCCAGGTGATCACAGACGAGGCCTCTGTGATCTCGATCAGCACCTGAAAAAGGATGTAGAAGATGAGAACCGCAAAgggattctgtttttttttttggtttggaaTTGTGCAATGTACATTATTTTCCACTTGGTGGCAGTGTAGTCTagaataaaatgcacaaatcaaactaaatgaaCAGAATTGTTCCAACTTTAATGTGCAGGACCCAAGCTGGGCAAAGGAAGTGGAAGAAGTTGCCAGTGCACCTCATACGGCGCTCCTTTGAAGATGCTGGCGCTCTTATAGATGGAGTCGGTCAAGAGGCAGTTCTCTTCGTTCTCCAGCTGCTCCGCTGTCCGGTACAGGGACTTGGGGACAGCGCTGCCCTCAGGGATGTCACACTAGACAgtagagaagaaaataaaaacacaataagtaCACAGTGATGTGGTGGCTTGtttgtaagtattttatttagtggaaaatatataaaatacaacaacGAAAACAGCAAGTTTAATGATTCAAGGCTTCCCTCCCTTTGTCTGCAGCGTTATTGTTCCGAAATACTTCAGAACAAAGTTGTTGAGGCCGGTGCCGCTCgtattatttctttatcttttttatatatgtatatgtatattatgtatatacacataacctgcattttaactcgagtcgagcaaatctcaatctcgtaatctgttgatgacaatgacaaataaatcttatcttatcttattgcTTAAAAGCTAGAATCACAAGGTGATTTCAGGCTAATGCTGCTGCTCACAAATAAAGGGGTTTTAGTCATGGCAATTCAGTTGagcttttgaaagaaaaaaaagaaaaaacacctcACAGGTTTCAGAAGGTTGATTTAAGAAAAGGTCAGTATGTCTGAATGTTTGAATGGCATAAATAGATGAAATTCACAGATTAAGTGCACTGCAGAAACAAGTAGGCAGGTGTTTGGGTAAAAACGCCGTCAACtattactataaaaaaaaaaacacataacacaATGTAAAAATCAAGGCCATTAGACACTAATGAGCTTCTGCAAGCCTaagctaattttaaaaagtaatagaAAGCTATCTTGCGGTGCTTTgaataaaaagctaatttttatttgatctatgAATACTGTCACCCTACCGaggacaaagtaaaaaaaaaaaaaaagcatctcttTTGCATTACTACACTTTGTAGATGCAGTTTGCTAATCTTTTGAAGCCCGGGGCTGGAGTTTATTGAAGCAATGCATCGTAGGATGAAATGCAGACAGATAATATAACAGAATCACtacatagtaaaaaaaaaaaagcgagcAACTCCCAGTCCAGACCTGCTACCCACTGACAGCTTTTAGCTCAATATGaagagataaataaatcaaaggcGTTCTCAAAAGACTGAGCAGCTCAAGTTATAAATCAACAttgggtggaaaaaaaagaacaacctCTTCTACTTGTATTTATTACCACTAATAAATACAGATCAATCTTGTCTCAGAGCCAAGGCTTTTTAGGATTTAAtgataattaattaatcttGCAGTACTTAGTGAAAGTAATCACACAACTTTAACCTTATCCCATTCCACGCTGCAAACACAAGCatctatgtattttattttatttgatcaaacaACACAATGCACTGGATAATTGCTCTGGTCAGAGGTGACATATaaatgaagtgttttttgtCTACTTGGAAAAGAGTGTATGTggcaaataaaaacctaaacacACCTTTTCCACTATGAGAAATGaagatggcagcatcatgctgactTGTTTGAACTAGTCAGAGCTGCAAGATGGGTTTAGCTAAATATATAGCAATCCTGAAGAAAAACCTGTCTGGGGAAACCCAAATACCCCAACCTGCAgccaaaaatgcaacaacatattttagatCAGAGAATATCCCCATGTTAGAATGGCATAGTCAAAGTCAAGACATACATTCTGACTGGGAATTTGTGGAACAGAGTGAGTAGACGATCGCAAACTTGGTCtgaactattttgcaaagacgAATAATaacaaagtagtgcaaaaagaatttgaaaaaaaacttctttttgtttttcactcaacAGTTATGAGCTGGAGTTGGTTTGGCAAGAAGCTACGATAAAGTTTCAGGactaaaatgtgacaaaatgtcaatATGTTCAATAGGTAAAACACCAATTATTTCCTTTATAACTAAAAACAGCTTAAGTCTCAATTTATAATCTGTTTCAATTAAACTGGGAGTTCTATTCAATTCAAGAGAGAAATTTACCAAACAGTCCCCCCCGAGAAAGTCAGGGATGATCTCTCTGTCTATGTAGTCCACTAAACCTCCGGGACCCTGGTAGTCTCTCCCAGCGTAGACCAAAAACTTCTTACGAGTGTTCTCATCAATCAGGGGACTGACCTGGAAACGAGAACACAACAGGTATTGGGATATGCAAGAAACAGCAGGGTCCCTCATTATGAActcaggggagaaaaaaaaagtaatcaataAGCAATGAATAATTCATGTGGGAGGAATAAATGAGTTAGTGGGATGATGGCGTTACAAAGCACCCACATCTGCATCGTAGCGCATTCTCTATACTCATTTATAATTTCATTATCTGTTTATCAATAACTGGATGCATCATTTACATGAACCAAACTGCTAAATTATCATACAGCTTTCTTGTGTAATGTTATATTcatgggtgttttttttgtttagtgctaTTATTATCCTTCTCAACTGCATATTGCTTCGGCAATGATGAAATAACGCCGCAGTCCCTGCATATTCTGTGGCTATAATTATCTTtatttgacaatattttatttctttgttcttcttcttttgtgtcACTTGCTTCCACCTGACTATTAAGCATTTCAGCTCACAAAAACTCTAAATCTGTAGCTAACAACTTCAGTCACATcaaaagtaagttttttttttgttttttttttcctcaccaaAGTCCACAGGACTGGAAACACCCTGGGTGCTCGCAGAATGAGCAGGCGGCCCAGAGTCTCAGGGTAGTTCGCCTCAACCACCTCGATCATTCTCAGGAGGGCTTTAACTCCCGGTCTCCACAGGTGACGCATATTTAGACCCTCCAGATCCACCAGGCATGTCCAgcagctaacacacacacacacacaaaagttAGCAACTTTATTCAAGCTAAAGTACACCTATCAACAAGTGAGACACCCAACATGTTAGTATAAATGATTCTTTTGGACACCTGATGGGTCGACCAAAGACTCTGGTGTTCTCCTCACAACGCTTCAGTCCCTCCTCGTTAATGGAAAGCACCTGTTTACACGGTGAACATGTATTGATAAATGGCTTTTGTCTAAATTtaacatatatacagtatgtgtgtgtgtgttcttgttaCCTGTCTCAGCAGAACCTCTTCCCCCAACGCTCGCACCAAGCCCTTGGTGTCCATTTGACCAAGACGCAAAACATACAGAGGGCGGCCATCTGAACAACACATTTCACAAGGAGCAGAACTAAATGCATAGAAATGTAATATGTGCacataaaaagtggaaaaacaagaGTGCTTAGCAATAAGCATCTACAGGATTCATTTTTGCCCAGAATGCTTTTCAGGCTCAAATGAACTGCAGATGAGACAAAAGTAATCAACCTCCCACTGCCTGAATTGAGTAacaatttgtaaagaaaaaatgttcatgcaaaaacaatagatgaaaaatgtatgtttgataataaaactacataaagcattaaagtgcaaaagaaagagataaacatagaaagaaaaaaaacaaataaggaagTATGGATGGATATTGCAGAAAACATTCTGATTTGCACTTGAACATGTTCCCTGAAAAAGTAGATTGGAGTGTTGGCGAGTAACCCAACCCACCAACTAAAACTAGTTTGAAATGAACAGATTTAGTAAAACACAGAAGGCGCCTTTCATAATtccatattatttttgtttcagttagaAACTATTGAAGACAGCAGGAAGTTGtcttaataaaaaaagtgcaaaatatgCTATTTAATTCCAGCTCAGTTCATTAGCTGAACAATTTGACGTTGAAACTGGTTGCAGCCTAAATTATACACTGCCTCAGTATTTactgcaaaagcaaaaataatagaatttgaatttaattaaatattaactgCCGACTCTTTAACAACCATATACCTCTGTCGTGGTGGTGCCACCCTCCGGTGTAGTAATCCTGAAGCAGCTGTGGGCGCTCCCATGTGTCCAACAGGAAGTCCACCTGGTGCTGCTTCCTCCAGGTTAGAGACTGGCACAGAAACTCTCTGGCCTTGTCCATGTTGAAATCTCTAGCCTTGAGGAAGCGCAGCACATGCTGATCCTTCGGGATCTGCACACAGAGAGCAGAAGTCAAAACAAACTTCAACAATGGGCACACAgtaactgataaaaacaaaaaatgattaaaacatcaaaataatacTGTTACTTGGTTAATGTGACCTACAgtgtaaaaagatatttttactatTCATCTGTCTTAATCAAAATTATTGTGTCAACATTCTGCCTGTacaaaatgcaaagttttgCAAGATCTTTTAAAGCTGCAAGTTCTCTGTAACACCAGATACcagtttattcatatttttgtcaaatgaaaccaaactgttaaaatacacacaaaatcaaaacttcCTATCTTATGCTTAAATGAAGTCTGTCAGCAGTAAAACTGGCTCAAACAGCACAATCTGCTCGTGTTTATGTGACCTTGCCCTTGTGGGTTTCCTGGAGCCACTGGCGCAGTCGGATGAGACAGCTCTCCTGCAGAGGCGTTAAATCGCCAAGGTAACGTCTGATGTAGTCTGCATCCAACTTGTCTAAAAGTCAAAACGCATTTACAATACCGAGTTAGCACATACAGCATGTATCAAAGAGAAATACCAGGCACTGCATACAGTTTGCAGGTAATTGGTCAGTTTTGTCGGCTTATT
The DNA window shown above is from Xiphophorus couchianus chromosome 16, X_couchianus-1.0, whole genome shotgun sequence and carries:
- the sec14l1 gene encoding SEC14-like protein 1 isoform X1, with the protein product MVQQYQSPVRVYKQPFELIMAAYARRFPKCPLIPMFVDSEILSQSESKDGSVVVTERRCTIDVEAPRLLKRIAGVEYLYFIQKNTLNRRDRTLHIEVHNETFSSRVIVRECCSYTVHPENEDWTCFEQTASLDIKSFFGFESTAEKIAMKQYASSIKKGKEIIEYHLKELEEEGITRMPRWMPMVDRGLLSSGKSVPVCGTTVGLPGKDLANPTELMTSSNDDKLDADYIRRYLGDLTPLQESCLIRLRQWLQETHKGKIPKDQHVLRFLKARDFNMDKAREFLCQSLTWRKQHQVDFLLDTWERPQLLQDYYTGGWHHHDRDGRPLYVLRLGQMDTKGLVRALGEEVLLRQVLSINEEGLKRCEENTRVFGRPISCWTCLVDLEGLNMRHLWRPGVKALLRMIEVVEANYPETLGRLLILRAPRVFPVLWTLVSPLIDENTRKKFLVYAGRDYQGPGGLVDYIDREIIPDFLGGDCLCDIPEGSAVPKSLYRTAEQLENEENCLLTDSIYKSASIFKGAPYEVLIEITEASSVITWDFDVCKGDVLFNIYHSKRAPQPQKKDSLGAHGIASLGAVNAQLIDKNWVLGKDYSMVEKAFTCREGESVQGSHVTRWPGFYILQWRFHSSAASAASSLARVDDVLATLQVSSHKCKIMYYTEVLGSHDFRGSMTSLESCQSGFSQLSAATTSSNRSCASSTVSRKEFSMA
- the sec14l1 gene encoding SEC14-like protein 1 isoform X2 — translated: MVQQYQSPVRVYKQPFELIMAAYARRFPKCPLIPMFVDSEILSQSESKDGSVVVTERRCTIDVEAPRLLKRIAGVEYLYFIQKNTLNRRDRTLHIEVHNETFSSRVIVRECCSYTVHPENEDWTCFEQTASLDIKSFFGFESTAEKIAMKQYASSIKKGKEIIEYHLKELEEEGITRMPRWMPMVDRGLLSSGKSVPVCGTTVGLPGKDLANPTELMTSSNDDKLDADYIRRYLGDLTPLQESCLIRLRQWLQETHKGKIPKDQHVLRFLKARDFNMDKAREFLCQSLTWRKQHQVDFLLDTWERPQLLQDYYTGGWHHHDRDGRPLYVLRLGQMDTKGLVRALGEEVLLRQVLSINEEGLKRCEENTRVFGRPISCWTCLVDLEGLNMRHLWRPGVKALLRMIEVVEANYPETLGRLLILRAPRVFPVLWTLVSPLIDENTRKKFLVYAGRDYQGPGGLVDYIDREIIPDFLGGDCLCDIPEGSAVPKSLYRTAEQLENEENCLLTDSIYKSASIFKGAPYEVLIEITEASSVITWDFDVCKGDVLFNIYHSKRAPQPQKKDSLGAHGIASLGAVNAQLIDKNWVLGKDYSMVEKAFTCREGESVQGSHVTRWPGFYILQWRFHSSAASAASSLARVDDVLATLQVSSHKCKIMYYTEVLGSHDFRGSMTSLESCQSGFSQLSAATTSSNRSCASSTVSR